The nucleotide sequence TATGGATATGGTTGAAGCATTTGCTGATGAGAATATCTTAGATGCTAATATTTCATTCCGACGTGTGCTTGAGCATGGCGAGGTTGAGGCTGGAGTGGGAAGTGGGATCATTAGAGATATTCTCACTGATTTCTGGAATTTGTTTTATGCAACAAAGACATGTGGAACAACCTACAAGATCCCTACTCTGCATCACAGTTTTCAACAAAAAGAGTGGGCTGCTGTTGCTCGTGTCTTGGCCTTTGGATGGCACAAATTCCAGTACCTCCCTATTCAGCTTGCCCCTCCATTTCTAACAGAGGCTCTGTCACTCAGAACTTCAGAAAATAACCTAATGGAGGCTTTCTTTAATTTCATCAGTCCCACTGAGAAGGATGTGCTAACTGAAGctcttgaaaacttcaaaatggCTGATGAAGAGGAACTTCTCAGCATTCTTAGCAGTcacaactgcaggttgctcccAACCAAAGAAAATCTACAAAAACTAGTGGAAGAAATAGCTCACAAAGAGATGGTGCAAGAACCAGCTTTCATCATCAAGTGCTGGCAGCCAGTTCTTAGATCTGTTGGAGAATCAATGACTTTTCATGATCTGAACAAGATTTTAGATGATCTGAAACCCAGAGCAAGAAATATTACCAAGTGTATTCAGTTCCCTGCAGGCATGTCAGACGCAGAAACAATCACTTCCAACCAACTCTTAAGATTTATAAGAGAAAGAGATGAGAAGGAGCTTGGCCTTTTCCTCAGATACTGTACTGGGTCTGACTTGTTCCTGGCTAAAACCATTAAGGTCACATTTTCAAGTATGTCTGAGTTTACAATGCGCCCTGTGGCACACACCTGTAGTTGCTCATTGGAACTACCGTGTAACTACAGCAACTATGCAGAATTCAAATCAGAATTTTGCTCGGTATTAAAAAGTGGTGTGTGGGTGATGGACATGTTCTAAAGAAAGTTTGGTTACACTTTGGTGGAAGAGAAGATTCCAATGCTATTCTGTTATGTTCAAAACAGCCTATAGATAGTTATGTATATGTGCTGGACACTTTCACTGTAGCAGGAGAAAaaatttgcttatttttgtttatatcaAACGTTTCGTAATACTGaaggttttgtttaaaaaaaaacagttattaaGCTGTGTTTTACTTAAAGTATTCAGGAAAGTAAGAATGAACATCAGCAGGCTCAACTCTATTCTGTTTAGGATTTATTACAagttacatgttttatttatgtagctaCACATAAGCTACTTAAAATATTGATTTACTTTATATGTCAATTTCAGCAACAGCACTTGTTTGTGAGATATGGACCTATGGCATAATGTTGTGAAAAATGAGTCCAAGtttaatcaataaaaacatttctcatcTGTTACTTGAATATCCTTTTAACAAATGACAATTAAAAACTCAGTAGTACCTAGGAAATTCAGTTAATTATGTCACTGGAGTCATAACTTACTGCTACATGTATTACAAAATGGCTTCTATTAATGATGTGAAGATTTTTACTGATTAGTGTAAACTATTTACAAGATCTCATTGCTGAGGATGTTCTGATCTGCAGGACCATGGATAGTGCCTTAGTAAGCTAACAGTGTTTAAACACATTCTGTTAATGAGTCTATCTTTAGCAGGTCACTAATCAGGCAGCAATAGGTGTTCCTTTATCAATGGTCTTAAGTCTCTGTAAAGTCTTATTGCCTCTGGAGCATTCTGAGCAAGTATCATGTTGTTTTCCCCCATCACCAACAAACAAAGCTCATGCAGGTCAGCATCACAGGAAATATCTGTCTTCCAGAGACAGACATCCTCTTGCAGAAGAACCTCTACTTTGTTATAATCTACTAGATGCAAGTAATCTTGTGTAAGATACAGCTCAGGGAGATTATACATCAAAAACGGTTTTCCATAAAACAAGTCTCGTCCGTTTCCTCCTGGTCGAATCCTGTGATCGTCCCACATTCTCACTACGGTGTCCAGTTCATTCTGCaacaaacacatacacaattaTTTCCATAATATTTAAATAGCCTACTATTTACTTGTTTAGAATTCATTTGATATGTCCTTGATTGAAGTTAGTCATCAATAAGGCTAATAAGTAGTAATAATTTTGTCATGTAAAGTAGTTACATTACTTACAAATACTTTTTCCATCTCAAATCCACATGAAACAAGCCTTCCTCTTGGATATAAT is from Fundulus heteroclitus isolate FHET01 chromosome 3, MU-UCD_Fhet_4.1, whole genome shotgun sequence and encodes:
- the si:ch73-30l9.1 gene encoding uncharacterized protein si:ch73-30l9.1 isoform X2, giving the protein MKLPSTPSLAGTSNSQSRPGLGNKNAERQTRKIELGWLNYQDCVYKQVRRPTGGGTREMIVKKNDLVSSLLEKGKTLFFPNGKSKKGKLEDFEFMLSLMGSEEPLEDNLTIGSLYEQTNHKLLRIYLCTKSKNCSDSDPSIDTDEPILPQISSHAEPSSSSSSVCVSSPLPCSNLQNASTPQTTSPQAQVLPQSMQLLIGDDDDEIIFIGSDTNLPIDDLADTLVYSPLQVSTDQAVTLLTTEASDSPQQTVAADMVENEDGIGPMMDFGQVSSPQAVRDFFENPENIAEKQTLVIRQVNCVMDMVEAFADENILDANISFRRVLEHGEVEAGVGSGIIRDILTDFWNLFYATKTCGTTYKIPTLHHSFQQKEWAAVARVLAFGWHKFQYLPIQLAPPFLTEALSLRTSENNLMEAFFNFISPTEKDVLTEALENFKMADEEELLSILSSHNCRLLPTKENLQKLVEEIAHKEMVQEPAFIIKCWQPVLRSVGESMTFHDLNKILDDLKPRARNITKCIQFPAGMSDAETITSNQLLRFIRERDEKELGLFLRYCTGSDLFLAKTIKVTFSSMSEFTMRPVAHTCSCSLELPCNYSNYAEFKSEFCSVLKSGVWVMDMF